The nucleotide window ttttttaatattaaaacctacattatgaataaaataatacacGATCGTATACAACCCCACCCCCAAAAAAAAGcatatttcattcaaatataCCGTTTCTCACAATTGTTGTCTTGGCGTCAATATTTGGTGTGGTAGATCCAAGGGTCTTTTTTGTGATCAATAGAAAGCTTATGAAATTACGCTTATTTTGATATCCATACTGATTGTCTGGAATATATAGTTAACATCAGATCGGGAAGTAAATAAGTTtcgagaaatttaaataaaattgaaactatattgaatttagaaaaactgatatgttttatttcaggatcGTGAAATCCATTAACAAATGCCTCTATATTGATATGGTCTAAAAACGTGGTGTTTTCCTCGATAAGTAAGCTGttgtagcaaacgctcgatttccaacgcaaaatcttgtagtgTCTCATTGGCCTTttgcactctaccacgcaatttcATTCGGTATAATTCCTTTTTATGTTCGGTTTATGTTATAACTTCCGAAATTTCCTGAAATTTCTCGTTTGTGGTTTTAGATGTTTCTTCAACTTCAGCTAACAGTTtcttgttattgattttagaattttcttgaACTTCAGCAAATTTCTCGTTTGTTTCTTTGAATTTGTACATCTTGTAGTCTCAAAAGGCcaacgcaaaatcttgtagtgTCTCATTGGCCTTttgcactctaccacgcaatttcATTCGGTATAATTCCTTTTTATGTTCGGTTTATGTTATAACTTCCGAAATTTCCTGAAATTTCTCGTTTGTGGTTTTAGATGTTTCTTCAACTTCAGCTAACAGTTtcttgttattgattttagaattttcttgaACTTCAGCAAATTTCTCGTTTGTTTCTTTGAATTTGTACATAATAGCAGCAAagattgtgcttaaatccacgCTGCTTATTGTGGCACGGGTACAGACTTCCACTTcatctttatactaaaattcataagaTCCAATGCCACGTCGCTTGAATTCATCTATCAGCCTCTTTTGCAATTCTgctttgtatatacatatgtatgtatgtcagtagctcaattctttcttgagttgttccaCTTTTAGCTCCTCAGActtcatgatttttattttgcaatcccacttctgacaccaattcgTTAAAGTAATCAATGACAGTCGGTAATTCCAATTTTAAATCAATGTGTtcctttttcaaaaatctaaatataACCCTGGAGACTGCCACGCTCAGCGTTGTCTGGATTACTTTTGTCGCAGATATACCAAATCGTTAAAGTAAAAGCTCCTCCCTTTTacatgataccaatatttcatgttttctttgcgagaaatatgaaaaaataaatcataaaaatcttcaaaaaggACTCTTTACTCTTACACCAAATACTCAACACAGAACAAACAATCTTAAGGAGTGCGGTTCTGAATATTGTTTTGCTAGGTCTCAAACTTTAGTACTGAACATTTTATCCAAACGgggccaacaacaacaacgggACACGAGTTGGGATCAAAAGTAAATGGACATACGGCCAGATATAGCTCAGATAAtatgaatttgtaaatttacgtaaaattacaaaattacataaacaaaaattcaacttaacatacataaatccGTCATTTCTATCtaccaaaatataaattttttgccGACAAGATAAAGTATAAAGAATCATAAATGAAAACAATGCACacattttacaaatgttttgaGTTTATGAGAACACTATGCATTGTAGTAAATATTGCTTTACaaaatgcgtttatgaagtcaccCAAACTATTTCAATTTCATACAGCACTCTTATGCATTAAATGTTGCAAAATTTGGTATATTATTTCTCGATGAAAACATCcaaacgtacatacatatgtatgtatatacaacatacatataatatacatatgtatgtatatttttattttgataaacattATAGGTCATTGCTCTTTAAGACGAAATTGTCCCAGTTATGTATTTATTGCAAAGCTCATGTGCGTTCAGTAACTTCTCCAAAATAcatacagtgccggacttaaatattcacacagcatacagatttatctttaatcttccatatttttaaacgaaggccacaacattcgtacgggtttcaaaaaatatttatttacgtataacttattgaaatatatggaaaaactaaacataagttggtacatttcagaaaaaaaatttaacaaatgtttcgaagttcgattttaaggggacaaaaatattcacacagtttctaatttttaataggaaaattgtttaggaaagcaccatattattagtaagactcaacttaaagaagtcctgttacaaaaatggcaaaatattggagctgacgtcaccaaaaattggtcgattcaatgccaagacgattaaaagaagtcattaaaaagataggctactccacaaaatgttaaactattaaaaaaaaactattttcctattaaaaattagaaactgtgtgaatataaaatcgaacttcgaaaccATAGagcatagagcggaaactctcctgtcaaagacctaactcagttgtcaaaaacctaagtggtgagaatgtgttagtagaaaaaactatgtgaaaacaaaaacaacactcgtatgtgtgattattttgagtaatttttttgtttgactttttttctagtttccgctctatgttctctatgttCGAAACATTAgataattatttttctgaaatgtgccaccttatgtttagtttttccatatatttccataagttatatgtaaataaatatttttgttgaaatccgTACGAATGTTGgggccttcgtttaaaaaatatggacgattaaagataaatctgtatgctgtgtgaatatttaagtccggcactgtatgtacttttgatttctttaaaaaacatgTTCAAACCGCAATGAATTTGAAACATTGAAGAAGCTGATTAATGTAGATCaacattcaataaattttatctaaaaCAATCATATGTAATGTTTGCGcttatgtaaaataataatgtacacatgtacatacatatgtactacaTATTCCgtatgaatttgaattttaattatattatattatgacTGAAGGTGTGATTGAAGCTGTTGCGTTCTTGATGGTGTTTGGGTGTTTTTTGACATGTGACAGAGtgtgttattgtttttattttgtaaatttcagAGTGTTCAATATTCATGATGTCatagaaattatgaaattataatatttgttcataaacattttctattaaaaactagactaaattttacatatataaacaatgttaggtttaaaaaaaataaccatttcATTACTTCGAAGAAagcaaacaacaacacaaataaTTTTGATCTACATATGCATAGGAGTATATTGTAGtgacttaaataaaaatgtcaagttTGGTAAGTATTTAGGATCtacgtatgtacatatgtacatatatttttcattattgagttttatttaataatgatacgaaatatgttttatatttttagattcATTTAATACTGATTTTGGTATTAAACCAATCACTGTACGTTGTAACAAACGCTCAGCAGGATTTGGAAATTGAATCAGGTGTTTGGAAATATCCGACAAGTCAGTTCTCATCAACTAATTCGCAACCATATATTAGTAGTAGTTATAATTTGCAAACAATTCGTAATTCTGCACAACAGGAAAACTTGTTCGGTTCAAATACTAATTCTAATATGAGAAGCCACAAAGCAATGCCATCATTATTCAATTCACATTATGACTCCATCATTCACATAACTCCCGAAGCAGTTCCAACAAATTTACagttaaataacaaacataattGGAATGATATAACAGAAGGAAGATCAATACcaatttatagaaatattatttCATCAAACGAACAGCCTCCTGTTGAGTTACATCATGGATATCGTTACTTTACACCAGCAATTTCTTTCTCAAACattgataatttcaaaaatgttatttacaatGAATTGGGTTTGAGTGAAAGTCCTAGTGGTACCCGTATCTCGAGCAGTCCACAAGGATTTGCGTTGCAACAACCAGTAGCGGAAATTGGTAACAACATACGTTTTTTGacagaaaatacaaaaagtaaagCCGAAATTTCATCTcatgaaacaaattttgtagGCTACCAAAACTCTCAAAACATTACAATTTTAACACCAGTTAAAAATCTTACATTTCCCTACAACTACTCCCAAACAAATGGGTTAAATAACGTATTAAAAGGTAAACTGAATGTTAACCAGTTCAGTTTGAGCCACAGACAAGTTACTGCAGAGGAGACGGGAaaccaattaaacaaaaaatcatccTTTCTACCTAAATACGACGGAGTTTTTAACTCAACATCTAATTTGAACGCAAGTGGGCAAATATCAGAAATTAAAACACCAGAAACATCATTACATTCAGATATACCTTTAAATTTAAACGTATCAAATGTTCAACCTAATCAGAAGGAATTAGCATTGAATATCCGACCAAGtatagaaatatttcaaaatacacaACCAGGCAACATAGTAACACAAAGTTCATCTCAATCGCCCTTAAAACTGAGTGATATGGGCTCATATTTTCCTCATTCAGAGTTTAACCATGATTTTAATAAAGCGTATAATCAACATATTCAACAATAtgagaattttgttaataaCAAACAAAGTTTACCAAATCATTCACACAATATTGGTCTTAATATACCTACGATCTCAACAATTTCTGATGTTTCAAAACCTTCCGATTCATCTTACAGCGGAGTCTTTAATAGGGTTTTACCACAAATAAGCGGTGGTGGGCGTCCCATTgaagccattcatgaaaactaccaaaattataaaatttatcagaGGCCCACacaaaatatttctttgaaTAACAATAATCAAATTTCCCCATCGGAATACGAGCAATATTATGCTACTTCACAGCAACAGCACATGCCAATACAAAGCATAtatcaacaaaacaaaataggaAATCCTTCACACAATATTGGTCTTAATATACCTACGATCTCAACGAATTCTGATGTTTCAAAGCCTTCAGATTCAATTTACAGCACTGCGATTTATAGACTTTTACCACAAATAAGCGGTGGTGGTGGTGGGCATCCAATTgaagccattcatgaaaactaccaaaattatcaaaatcatcAGAGGCCCACACAAAATAATTCTTTCAATAACAATAATCGAAATTCCCCATCGGAATACAAGCAACCTAATGCTACTTCACAGCAACAGCTCATGCCAATACAAAGCATAtatcaacaaaacaaaataggaAACCAGATACAAAATCAGATTAACAAGGACTCATCAACGATATTCTCTTCCCCGACTTATCAAACACCCGAatcaaagaaacaaaataacataatttttccaacaaatttatTCCTAATTGATTCAGGCAATCTCGCAGCAAGGCTTCCGATAGAGTCAAATCTATATCCTTATTCTAAAATACACGAAACGAATGGATCCCCAATGGCCAATTCAAACGTTCAAAAGAGATATCCCGAACATAGCTATCATCACACTtctttcaataataatatacaaaataatgcTTTTAAAATCATTGATGGTAATAATATAAATCAAATCTACGCAGttcacacaaataaaaaaactcctCAAATTGAAACGCATTCGAATcagttaacaaatatttattcattGAAACCTACATTTGCAGTTAATAATGAGCACATAGACCCTCGGACTTCCAACTATAGAATGAAAAATTCTAACTACACGGCAGCCGAAGCACAGTCTGCTGAATTTACATcaaacaaaacaccaattacTTATAACCCAGCCCAAACATCTATAGTGTTTCCCAAATCAGATGAAAAAATACGTTTGCCTCATTTGGTATATGGTCCTCCCACATAACACTCTCCCTTTCGGTTTGTTTGTGcattaattgcatttttactaaTATTAATGAAgtgtttataatattaaaaatagaaatagtgttataaatttaaagaattatgatgtatttaattaaatgtgTTGAACATGTACCCTACCTAtccattcgagtaatgatcgtaCAATTAATCGAACAGTTTCTTAggaataattatttagaaattattattttcgaatAAAGATAGGCAAAAATTTCACGAAAAAGAcgcaacaataaataaaatacattttaattattttattaatttaaaaatctccTTTTACTTAggacaattaaaacaaatatttagtgttATTTAtagctgtttgatcttacaaatcACTTGTAAGTGCCAACAATTTGTTCTAAAAAAAGTTGTAACGcttttttgcgtaaatatttgccatttgTGGCCATACCTTAACGAATAATTCtaacaattttatgaagattaatcgaataaatatattttaattgttgttttaatttatcatgttttttttcgTAAATCTTGATTTAAGCTAGACAGTGTCTTCTATGGCGTTCACAATAACTCACCCCAAATTATAACGAATGGATTTGACCTAAATCACGGTTTGCATTCatgttttcacatttttcataaaaatatgtaaatggtTTTGTGTAGGCATgtgcgattaatcgaataatcaaaCATTCTgctttatcaatatttttattaatcaattaattaattttaatatttttgttctgaaatattaaaaaaagaaccaATGTtacacacatatgtaatttattttgaattatttaaatgtGTAATTAATCCATTATTGTTAGCTTTGAacaatcaaaatcaaaaatattcaattaattatgAATATGAATAATCAAAATGTTTGATTAATCAGGATGTTAGATTAATCCATTAACtcagaagaaaataatattgaaagtgATAGTGAATgtgatattgaaaatgttttcgaCAGTGACAAACATATAATCGAATTAATATAACAATTTGAAaactcttattcgaattattcgttttattcaaacaaaaaactaataatttggATAATCTAGTagttacttatttaattttcaattaaacgtATTGGTCATAGGGTAATATAGAGACGAGAcgaaattgtcaaaaacctaagtctgttgtcaaaaaccaatctcttgcaacaacaaaatacatgctagacaatgtattttgttgttgtatcagaaatattatttgttgtatttttgtttgacaaatcggagtgtctcgtctctatgtataattctctatggtattggtctctctcgttacaagtttttaaaagtaaacgaacggaatcccgtaacttccagtgataatttgtacaaattattacaaattatcaagtacgcgaacacaactaataACACAAAAACTACTTAACTTCATTTTCTCTCTTGTtagatgtttgtatgtatttataatttttatccaaatacaaattaatttgttcTCCTCATCTAATGTAAAACAATAAGATCCAtcgattatttatataatttacttTCTCttgcatataaaaaaataactattgcGAATTGTGTtggaaaataataagaaaaacgtCTGCCTTTCAATTGCTGCATTGTAAAAAGGGGTCATATAGTTAAGTTTGACATTCCAAACAACACTTTCATTATTGAAAaagtcaaactccatatataaaaaattaatgaattcgctcgtatttgcatttatttcccactggtaaaaaatcgatgagtgtgtgagacgataggatagataggatttgattttgttaattgcgtttctgctatacgattttttacgttttgatcgtccatacaaatcgacacagcctaatgtacatactggtaaaaacAGTTCCTtatcttttagcaatcgaaatattttcattttgttcgagctcctcatctgagataaaatctatttcatttgaagagaatttaaattgatttttattagacaacttacaaaaaaggtgaagaattgattttctagagccccactcaaggaaaaccaaaactaccgttttcctttattaactatattgtagcaggagttgagctgaacatcactttgtgatatttgggcatgtagaatgtcaaaatgcatgaaaaaggcatacaaaaatgataatttcccctatttatttatgaaaaacgggatttggggttccccgtttggcatctctaggtatatataagttattattttccacatttttcatttacgatCCTTATACTACGATcctttgtctgttgaaataaactttccgaagGCTCTCAATATCTTACAAACATGAATGATACAACAGGTATGGTTCTGGTTCGATTGCTAATTAAAATCTGAAAGATCGGCTTACAAAAGGCTGAAAGATTTGCAAAAAAGCTACGACTTACATATATCGCGAATACTATCGGACGTATACAAAATTCGGACCAACAATGTTTCAATTTCGGGAAAATCAAGTATCAGacttaattaactttaataattctttagtaTAGGTTTATAGAAATCTTTCAAGTAACTGCTATACACATTGGCGGacgactaaaattaaaaatttcacaatttttttcaaaaatcttaacaaacattttacattttgtttcattaaattattaatatcaaGTATTTTAAGCTCTTTAAATTTGGATTCTGCTTTTATATATACTCTTCTTTCCTACAAAAACAATTACGGTTCAATTTGTATTCATTCTATTtgttaattgaaatatttggggtattcacacgttctactatttggtcaaattgtcataatgtcctaatatattatgatagtttcaactaattttttttgtgtttcaaacaaaaaagttctaaactaataacactatttgaactatgtttattggtatgtcaaaaaaataatactttttttttgtttaaaacactacaacaactattataatatattaggacattatgacagtCATATtgcagaccatgtgaataccccaataatataaaaaccttgatgtaaatataaacttttcataaaatagtaATTTTGAGTACTAAAATCGGCAAATCGCACTTTGCCATTTTTCCGATCAAAAGTCGTCAAAATGCCGATAAATCGGCAAATCTGGCAACAGTGGTCACAGTGAAACAGATATTGTTACTGTTGTTAGACTATAGATTGGTactaaaaatttgtacaaatacaaatttgtatatTCAAATTGTGTTTATAGCAGCTGTTCGTTGTACTTCAGAcaagggttcctaatttcccggacatTTTTCATtctgttaaaatattaaaaaacaaaaaacagttAAGCCAAAACCAGTGCAACACAGACTAagttaaatctgaaaaaattcattattcATTTCGAAAGAAAATCAACTGATTTTTTATGCTAGTATCAAAAAATCTATGGGAATAATCGAATTAtagtttaacaaaaatcaaaaaaaatttgttaccaTAGTTTACAGAATTTCACAACATTCAATAGATTTCCGGCACGGATTCTCATTATCCGATtggcataaaattttacatcagtTAGTTTCAGATACCAAAAGAAAACAACCATCCAaagcaaatacattttttaagagAAGGTctaatttatacatacatatgtatgtagttaaaattaactttcaTTGAGTTTTTAACTATGATGTAATAAAAACTCTTTCAATAGTAGGTTGGTTTGGTATCATTTttctaaaatacatatttatatttcaaaataccaAATGTTCGAATACGAAAACCTCACATGGAATTGATGCAGTTACAAACAATGTAAGATACATATTCAATGTCAAGCTATTAATTTCAATTCCGGCGGAAGTTTGCAAGTTTTTCTACTTTAGGATTATATTTCAATATTGTGTCTGTCTTATATAACTTTATGCATGCagattgtttaatataaatatgaagaaaagttaaaataatgaattagTTGCAAAGTTAACCATCAATAAAACAATATGCATTATATACACGCTTTTCTAATTACAtatatattcaatatttgtttgttaatcCACAATACAGCAGTAAGTTTATCTTACGGTCATAGAAAAAGAGAGCTAAACTTTAATAACTATCCTGCCAATAGACAGATAGTTGATCCAAGGGAGTACAATAATTATTATCAACAAAATACTGTTAATGATCCTGGTTATACCACTcagaatgaaaataataacGAGGACACAACATCAACTGCAAATACAACTAACTCTCAACACTATGTGGAATTCATTAATCCATCAGGTCATATGTTGCATTTGATGTACATGCAACCCCATCCAAATAAAAGACAGGAAACTCCAACAAGCGCTGACGTAAGCAAAACGTATCAGAACCAGCTACATCACCAACCTCAGCATCTTAATATTAATAGTCAAAATTTGGAATATGCAGGACCTCATCTATTTCCTACGCCACTTCCAAACAATTACCAAAATATACAACAGTCAAATCTTCCCATCAAACAATTTAATACGGCTTTACATAACCTATATCCAGCTCAGTTTCTCTTGCGACCATATCAGCCAGATTCAAAAGTTCCATCTAAAATGGAAGCTCCCTTCATACCCTCACAGTTTTTGGGCTATggccaacaacaaaaacaacagttgcctcaacaacagcaacagttgCTCCGGCAGTATCAACAACTACCCCAACAACACCAACAGTTACTCCAGCAGTATCAACAACCACCCCAACAAAACCAACGGTTGCACCAACAACCTATGAAAATACCACTTAAGACAGAAATTAAACCAGTGCACGAGGCACATCAAGTTTCGCCATATCACTCCTCTCCCAACTTAATTTATATGGCTCCGAGTAATGTATAtgatttgtatagaaaatcatattaatattaatcttaaattatctttaatactaagtttcaatatattttattttattttatttaatttatgaacgAACAATTTAGCTGCCTATAATGGTGTAATTTGCTAATGACCTTCTGCAAGAATTGTGTAACTTTTGCCAAATTATCAatttaacgaaaataaaaactcagaaaacaaaattaaatgaatgtTAAGTGAGATGAGATGAGTTgagttgaataaaaaattaatttcggtACCTAAATATAAAGTAAAATGATCAAATGTTTATTTGAGTGTCGTCGCAATTAATTCTCGTAAATGCTGATATGATAAAGTTATTAATTTGTGAGACGGGGATattgtcaaaaaataaaaaacctttgAATATTTTCTTTGATATGAAACTTGGCACAACCAATTTAACACATTGGCGTactgaaaaattaaagtttttccaCTTTATATTTACCACAGTGTCATTGACGATCATTAATCACGACAAGTAACAACTTTTTCCGGGGGAGCAATATTGTTAATTTAGCTAAATATGCGCACATACACAAAAGagtaaatgtttgaaatttaccaccaaataccaaaatttaatatgtaaatatgtatgtaatgaaTTTTacgcatttgaaataaaaaataccaagtattttcataattaaaatacttacttacatatttaGGAAAGAGAGGAGACTTAACTGAGAGTAAAATACGGTAGATTATGTGGTTTTAATCATTTGGCTCGTGTCATCACTAGAGACATTGAATGAACAGTAAAgagtagaaattaaaaaaaaaaaaaataaataaatttaacatgaCATTGTGTGTAACACAATCCATTTTCAAGAGCAGCATGGCTGgcttcacatttttatttattttattttttctgctcatatcaaaacattttctttaaacgaaatgcaaaattttgctagggttttataaaaaaaagagtatTTTACTTACTTTTTCTTGAATTCGTTTTAAACCAATTCAAAAAGTGTGTAAGTATAAATGTGCTTGCCCGTTCACTCATCATGAACATAAACCTTGTAGCTGTTAAGCAGCACACTTGTGgattaaagacaatttttagtTGGAACGAATTTTAAGGATTAATCAAGGATACCATGAAACTATTTGTAAGTATACCTTATATAATTAGATGTAAAACTGCAAATAATCGAAATCTATTGCATTTTAgtattgttgtttgtttgcGGGAGTTTTTTGTTTGGCATTGGCAGATGTTAAACATGTTAATGTTAAAGAAAGTGCTGTGGAGAAAAAAGTAGATGCGGTTGCTACAGATAAAAGCAGTGACTCTAAACCAAAAAGAGATGCATCTCATTTGAGTGGTGTTTACCATGGTCCTTCATATAAATACTTGCCCCCGTCATCGATTTCATCTTCGTACGATTCATACTCAGGAAGTCTAGGTAATTCTGCAGGATATTCCGGTGGACATATTTCTGGTGTAGGAGGTGGTTACAGTTCGGGTGGTATTGGTATTGGTCGTGGTCATAATCATGTCGGATTTTCTTCATCTGGTCATTATAATAGCGGTGCTTCCCATGGCCTTGGCTATGCCCCTGCATCAAGTTATCATGGTAGTGGTCATCATGGCTTAGGTTTTACCTCTTCTGGTCATTATGCTGGTCATGGAGCCAACCAACACTCCGGAGGTTTTAAAGGTGGTGCTGGTTCTCATAGCGGTGCTGCTTTTGGACATGGTGACTTTTCCGCAGTTCGTCCCCATTCTTACGCCGTCGGCCATGGTTATAGTTCATCGGGATCTAGCACTTCTGGCTTAGGATACAAATCGCACTCACATAATTTAGGTGGAGCAAATGCAGGTTCGGGTTCGGGTAGCGGTTATCATTATTCTAAGGGTATTAGTGGATCTTTCCCTGCTCCATCATCTTCTGGATTTGGATCTGCTCAAGGATTTAGTAGCTCTCATGCATCTGGTTTGGCTGAAGTTCACCATGGCGATCATGTTCATAATGGTGGCCAAGaacatatttatgtaatttcCAATGGACCTTCCGGTTATGGTAATTCTCATGGTGCGGTTTCTGTGGGTCATGAAGTGCCAACTGGTTCATATTTACCACCCGTCCAACAACATCCACTACCTTCCAGCAGTTATGGTGTGCCCATTTCAACCGTAGGGGATTCATACAACACTAAATATCACTCTCAACAATCTGCAGTTATAGAACACGGCCCAGCTTATGCTGCTGGTCACAAGGGTTTGGGTCATTTCGGTTTTGCTGCAAGTAAACCTCAAGTGTTACATACCAGCATTACGGGATCTGGTTTCAAGCAACCTTCTTATTCCAAGGCTCCTTTTAAGCCATCTGAATTCTTAGGTGCCAAATATGAAGGTGCCGCCCATAACGATGCTCCCGGCCAGCAATATTTGCCTCCATCAGGTGTAGGAAGTGACACTACAGGCTATGATTATTCCATACCTTCTGGATCATCTGTAAGTTACCCAGAACCTAGTTATCAACAGACTGTGGAAGTGCAATCAACATCTGTCCATGAACCAGACTCTGCTTATCTACCCCCCAATAATAACGAGGGTTCTTTTAATGAACTACCTTCTGCTCCTAGCGGCAATTACTTGCCACCCAGCAATAGCTACGGAGTTCCCTATTCTCATTAggtaaaatttaatacatattttaccttaaattattgttattattatgtttAAACTAAACCTATTAACTCTTTCCCAATCCTTTTAGTTCATATAATTTATTGCATTTATCTAgtatgtttaaacaaatttctttcatgcaaatcaaaaatgtattataagttaagaaaaataaaacttgtaCATACTCgtagtaaacaaataaattgtttgaaaaatttaaaattcatctCACAATTGGCATGATGTCAatcactacaaaaaaaaaaaaaaaaaacaaataactttccCACTTTGGTTGGTTGGCTAGCT belongs to Calliphora vicina chromosome 4, idCalVici1.1, whole genome shotgun sequence and includes:
- the LOC135958758 gene encoding putative uncharacterized protein DDB_G0282133; the encoded protein is MSSLIHLILILVLNQSLYVVTNAQQDLEIESGVWKYPTSQFSSTNSQPYISSSYNLQTIRNSAQQENLFGSNTNSNMRSHKAMPSLFNSHYDSIIHITPEAVPTNLQLNNKHNWNDITEGRSIPIYRNIISSNEQPPVELHHGYRYFTPAISFSNIDNFKNVIYNELGLSESPSGTRISSSPQGFALQQPVAEIGNNIRFLTENTKSKAEISSHETNFVGYQNSQNITILTPVKNLTFPYNYSQTNGLNNVLKGKLNVNQFSLSHRQVTAEETGNQLNKKSSFLPKYDGVFNSTSNLNASGQISEIKTPETSLHSDIPLNLNVSNVQPNQKELALNIRPSIEIFQNTQPGNIVTQSSSQSPLKLSDMGSYFPHSEFNHDFNKAYNQHIQQYENFVNNKQSLPNHSHNIGLNIPTISTISDVSKPSDSSYSGVFNRVLPQISGGGRPIEAIHENYQNYKIYQRPTQNISLNNNNQISPSEYEQYYATSQQQHMPIQSIYQQNKIGNPSHNIGLNIPTISTNSDVSKPSDSIYSTAIYRLLPQISGGGGGHPIEAIHENYQNYQNHQRPTQNNSFNNNNRNSPSEYKQPNATSQQQLMPIQSIYQQNKIGNQIQNQINKDSSTIFSSPTYQTPESKKQNNIIFPTNLFLIDSGNLAARLPIESNLYPYSKIHETNGSPMANSNVQKRYPEHSYHHTSFNNNIQNNAFKIIDGNNINQIYAVHTNKKTPQIETHSNQLTNIYSLKPTFAVNNEHIDPRTSNYRMKNSNYTAAEAQSAEFTSNKTPITYNPAQTSIVFPKSDEKIRLPHLVYGPPT
- the LOC135958759 gene encoding hornerin → MKLFYCCLFAGVFCLALADVKHVNVKESAVEKKVDAVATDKSSDSKPKRDASHLSGVYHGPSYKYLPPSSISSSYDSYSGSLGNSAGYSGGHISGVGGGYSSGGIGIGRGHNHVGFSSSGHYNSGASHGLGYAPASSYHGSGHHGLGFTSSGHYAGHGANQHSGGFKGGAGSHSGAAFGHGDFSAVRPHSYAVGHGYSSSGSSTSGLGYKSHSHNLGGANAGSGSGSGYHYSKGISGSFPAPSSSGFGSAQGFSSSHASGLAEVHHGDHVHNGGQEHIYVISNGPSGYGNSHGAVSVGHEVPTGSYLPPVQQHPLPSSSYGVPISTVGDSYNTKYHSQQSAVIEHGPAYAAGHKGLGHFGFAASKPQVLHTSITGSGFKQPSYSKAPFKPSEFLGAKYEGAAHNDAPGQQYLPPSGVGSDTTGYDYSIPSGSSVSYPEPSYQQTVEVQSTSVHEPDSAYLPPNNNEGSFNELPSAPSGNYLPPSNSYGVPYSH